TGGTGGAAAACGACGAATTAGTTCCTATAAAAGAAGCAGAAGAGATTCTTACGACGCTTGGTCGAGGATATTTGGTGATAGATAAAACTGAGAAAGCAGATGAAAATACTGGAAGACTTGCGCATGACATGGACAATCTACCAGCAGAGAAGTTCCTCGACTTAGTTAATATCGCATGGAAGCCAGAGCAGAAAGTGACCACTTTATAGAATGGCAATGATTGATATGCCTTATGTAAAACAGCCAGATCCAAAATCTTGTGCCTTAGCTTGCTACACAATGGTTGCAAAATACTTTTTTCCAGAGATTACTTTTGAACAAATAGCAGAAATATCCAATTGGCAAAAAGGATATGTGGTATGGGCTTTCAAGTTTTGGCTTTGGATTATGGATAAAGGAGTACATGTAAATGAATATGATACTCTTGATTATGAAGCCTGGGCAAAAAACGGTCTCATCGGCCTAAAAAACTCAGTACCCGAAAAAGAATTTGAGTATTACTTGGAAAATTCTAAAGACTTGGAAACATATACATCAGATATTAATAAAGTGTTAAAACATCAAAATTTTACTTTAGTAAAAGAAAAACCGACCTTTGAACTATTGGAAAACGCCGTTAAGAATGATGGGGTTTGTGAAGTAGTACTCGATTCCAGGACACTCAGAGATCGTGAGGGTTTTTCGCTTCATAGAGTTGTTGTGTTAGGAATAAGTGATGATGAAGTTATTTTTCATGACCCAGCTTATGCCCCAAACACAAAAGTTTCAAAAGAAAAATTTATGAGTTCTTGGCTTGAAGCAGTGCCTGAGCCTGAGCTTTGTATTTATAAGACTGGCAATGGAAAAACAAATTAAAATTCCATTAGGAAATAAGAAATATATTTACGGGACACTTCGTGGATCTCTTAATAATCCACTAATTATCATAGTTCATGGCTTGGGAGGATTCAAAGATGAACATAT
This DNA window, taken from Candidatus Curtissbacteria bacterium, encodes the following:
- a CDS encoding cysteine peptidase family C39 domain-containing protein; protein product: MAMIDMPYVKQPDPKSCALACYTMVAKYFFPEITFEQIAEISNWQKGYVVWAFKFWLWIMDKGVHVNEYDTLDYEAWAKNGLIGLKNSVPEKEFEYYLENSKDLETYTSDINKVLKHQNFTLVKEKPTFELLENAVKNDGVCEVVLDSRTLRDREGFSLHRVVVLGISDDEVIFHDPAYAPNTKVSKEKFMSSWLEAVPEPELCIYKTGNGKTN